The following proteins are co-located in the Paludibaculum fermentans genome:
- a CDS encoding acyltransferase family protein produces the protein MHETPIHPGKNLAEAVVAERAWVSFQDTGHFGSLDGLRCLSILAVIWQHGPGADRQGLAGSGYMGVGLFFAISGFLITTLLLRENARFGRISLASFYWRRSLRIFPLYFAVLGTYCIMVWATASGTSTARKFYANVPYFLTYTSNWFVGAQGTFAFAWSLAAEEQFYAFWPSALQFLRPARAVWLVVAMLITTVAWNSTAVWAGIRSHPAGVVLGSLPMAIGWGSLAALLLHRRAAFTLLWKFLGLRWASLVCAGSVLAAISVFPANEIAPHFLFAALVACCVIRENGILAPVLRHPCVVHLGRISYGMYLLHGLVGVLLGKAATQLPAALGPHQAGGYFLTVIVTAALATLCFRYFETPFLHMKSRFAPTRNTAAAELASFSTAK, from the coding sequence TTGCACGAAACGCCGATCCATCCCGGGAAGAATCTGGCGGAAGCTGTTGTGGCGGAGCGGGCCTGGGTTTCGTTCCAGGATACGGGGCATTTCGGCAGCCTCGACGGTTTACGCTGCCTGAGCATTCTCGCCGTGATCTGGCAGCATGGGCCGGGTGCGGACCGCCAGGGCCTGGCGGGCAGCGGGTATATGGGCGTGGGGCTTTTCTTTGCCATCAGCGGATTCCTCATTACAACCTTGTTGCTGAGAGAGAACGCGCGCTTCGGCCGCATTTCCCTGGCGAGCTTTTATTGGCGCCGCTCGTTGAGAATCTTTCCGTTGTACTTTGCCGTACTGGGCACCTACTGCATTATGGTTTGGGCCACAGCCTCGGGTACAAGCACAGCGCGGAAATTCTACGCCAACGTGCCTTACTTCCTCACATACACCTCCAACTGGTTTGTAGGTGCCCAGGGAACCTTCGCGTTTGCATGGTCGCTCGCAGCGGAGGAGCAGTTCTATGCATTCTGGCCATCCGCGCTCCAATTCCTGCGGCCGGCACGGGCGGTCTGGCTGGTGGTTGCGATGTTGATCACTACCGTGGCCTGGAACTCAACGGCCGTCTGGGCTGGAATCCGTTCGCATCCCGCAGGTGTCGTCCTCGGGAGCCTGCCGATGGCCATTGGGTGGGGTAGCCTGGCAGCTTTACTGCTGCACCGCCGGGCCGCTTTCACTCTACTTTGGAAGTTCCTTGGCCTCCGATGGGCATCGCTAGTTTGTGCCGGTTCGGTGCTGGCGGCGATCAGCGTTTTCCCGGCCAATGAGATCGCGCCGCATTTCCTGTTTGCGGCACTGGTCGCGTGCTGTGTCATTCGGGAAAACGGTATCCTGGCACCAGTTTTGCGTCATCCCTGTGTCGTTCATTTGGGCAGAATCAGTTACGGTATGTACCTGCTGCACGGGCTGGTCGGAGTGCTGCTTGGCAAAGCCGCCACGCAGCTTCCAGCCGCCCTGGGGCCGCATCAGGCGGGGGGCTATTTCCTCACTGTGATAGTGACCGCCGCGCTAGCGACGCTGTGCTTTCGCTATTTCGAGACGCCTTTCCTCCACATGAAGTCGAGGTTCGCGCCCACGCGAAACACAGCGGCGGCGGAGCTGGCCAGTTTCTCCACGGCAAAATAA
- a CDS encoding serine hydrolase domain-containing protein, whose protein sequence is MLRIGSRFTGFAAITTLVAGLASAGHVPTGKPEDVGMSTERLQRIHEAIQRHVDAGAISGAVTMVARRGKVVHFQAHGLMDLDSKKPMSTDAIFRIASMTKPITGVAVMMMVEEGKLRLNDPVSRFIPEFKDMKVALPTDSITPRPVGARAADPGFYLVPAYREITVRDLLTHTSGLVSGGLGAKEAPKINPRQPSDTLATYVPRLAAVPLDFQPGTQWAYSGGAGPEVLGRIVEIVSGMPYDQFLRTRIFEPLGMKDTFFYPPDDRRPRMVTLYSKSPQGLKKADNQDGFSTKTFFGAGGSLMSTAEDYLQFAQMLCNGGKLNGHVLLSPRTVQLMASNHVGGMFNGKLGRPAAGMGYGLLVGVVEDSVAAGLRVSTGSFGWDGAYGTQAWIDPAEKMVTIVMIQTQVTPVQRDFENAVMQAILE, encoded by the coding sequence ATGTTGCGAATCGGATCGAGGTTCACGGGGTTTGCGGCCATCACCACGTTGGTTGCGGGGCTCGCCTCCGCCGGTCACGTGCCAACCGGAAAGCCGGAGGACGTGGGCATGTCAACGGAGCGCCTGCAGCGCATCCACGAAGCCATCCAGCGCCATGTCGACGCGGGCGCTATCTCCGGAGCAGTGACGATGGTCGCCCGGCGCGGCAAGGTCGTCCATTTCCAGGCTCACGGCCTGATGGATCTGGACTCGAAGAAGCCCATGTCGACGGATGCCATCTTCCGCATCGCCTCGATGACGAAACCCATCACCGGGGTCGCGGTCATGATGATGGTGGAAGAGGGCAAGCTCCGGCTCAACGATCCCGTCTCGAGGTTCATCCCCGAGTTCAAGGACATGAAGGTCGCGTTGCCCACCGACTCCATCACACCCAGGCCCGTGGGGGCGCGCGCCGCTGACCCCGGCTTCTACCTCGTCCCCGCCTATCGCGAAATCACGGTCCGCGATCTGCTCACGCATACCTCCGGCCTGGTCAGCGGCGGCCTCGGCGCAAAGGAAGCCCCCAAGATCAATCCCAGGCAACCCTCCGACACGCTGGCCACCTATGTTCCACGTCTCGCGGCAGTCCCGCTTGACTTTCAGCCGGGTACGCAGTGGGCCTATAGCGGCGGGGCCGGGCCCGAAGTGCTGGGCCGCATCGTGGAGATCGTTTCCGGCATGCCCTACGATCAATTCCTCCGGACCCGCATTTTTGAACCGCTCGGCATGAAGGATACGTTCTTCTACCCGCCGGACGACCGCCGTCCGCGCATGGTGACCCTCTATTCAAAGAGCCCGCAAGGCCTGAAGAAGGCCGACAACCAGGACGGCTTCTCCACGAAGACCTTCTTCGGAGCGGGCGGCAGCCTCATGTCCACCGCCGAGGACTACCTTCAATTCGCCCAGATGCTCTGCAACGGCGGCAAGTTGAATGGTCATGTCCTCCTCAGCCCCAGGACTGTCCAGCTGATGGCCTCCAATCACGTCGGCGGCATGTTCAACGGAAAACTCGGCCGGCCCGCCGCAGGCATGGGCTACGGGCTGCTGGTGGGCGTCGTCGAAGATTCCGTCGCCGCCGGCCTCCGCGTGTCCACCGGCAGCTTCGGCTGGGACGGCGCCTATGGCACGCAGGCCTGGATCGATCCCGCGGAGAAGATGGTCACCATCGTCATGATCCAGACGCAGGTGACCCCGGTTCAACGCGACTTCGAGAACGCCGTGATGCAGGCCATCCTGGAGTAA
- a CDS encoding TonB-dependent receptor: MCLVAFLCALNAPVYAQVASAEISGTILDSSGSAVANAKVRVTNSGTNRDHETFSNTTGGYIVQLLSPGDYVVTVEAPGFRRLVRSGITLQVNQQTQLDLTMQLGQTSEVIEVTEQAPLLESESSVLGTVVNEQLVNQLPLNGRNFVQLATLSPGVNGVGYSAGGTIMSGSRPDDRRPGTEIFSNGNREGSNNFLYDGIDDNERLTLSIVLRPPVEGVREFKIQTNLYSADVGRNSGAVVDVITKSGTNQMHGSVFEFLRNSAMDARNYFSPKGTAFPAFRLNQFGGSFGGPVVLPKLYNGKNKTFFFFDYEGYRRDSQQLLLGNIPTAKMRTGDFSETATIYDPLSTRPNPNGTGVIRDAFANNVIPSDRFDPIALKMVRAYPNPTSSGRFNNYLANLVQNQKWNQGDVRVDHQISSKDNFFARWSIQNTETRVPSSFPSTSIPGISIPVNLGDEGSFAGTSFSPDQHAVASWARVITPKLVNDFRLGFNRFRLDYTADQFAPGQALGNQLGVPNANVTPNEQNLPIFSPSNYIGIGQTRSLPIFRRENTYQIVDNMSFTSGKHTLKWGLDFRRRQLTIYQTNQGNGRFNFSPALTDSRAGSGGDSMANFLLGFATTAAHDYTLNWPGERGSEWGLYLADDWRITRKLTLNLGLRWDYYTPYSEVANRWANFNISTAKIDIAGRNGVDKYAGVQPYRKNFGPRFGFAYQLMPRTVLRGGFGMFYNPTGSEGGSLRLFRQLPFGSTVTVSPGDINVGPRVRDGFAPLVPVDYTLADRPFGAVFAVDAKFRPSYAEQYNLTLEHEITPLAMVVKLAGVGNLGRRLYNTYNANQPIPGAAALNTRRPLYGIAPNISDVSYFSTDGLGSYHSLQFTLDKRFAKGMSALVGYAWSHSIDNVPLEFGGGSAGPQPQDPRNIKAERGNSITDMRHRLTVSYLYELPFGKGKTLMNHGGIANAVLGGWQTNGILVIQSGLPFSPVLQTSTTNGTGSRPDVVGPISYPGTRLRWFDAAAFGTPAAYTYGNAGRNILFGPGRWNWDMSLFKNFVIKDQMRFELRAEAFNIFNHPQLGQPNANIGNAQVGQITSTVGNPRQLQMALRFQF; encoded by the coding sequence ATGTGCTTGGTAGCATTCCTTTGCGCCCTGAACGCGCCAGTGTACGCGCAGGTCGCTTCGGCCGAAATCAGTGGGACCATCCTGGATTCCAGTGGTTCCGCTGTTGCCAACGCCAAAGTCAGGGTCACCAACTCCGGTACGAACCGGGATCACGAAACCTTCAGCAACACGACGGGCGGCTACATTGTGCAGCTGCTGTCACCGGGTGACTACGTAGTCACCGTGGAGGCGCCGGGCTTCCGCCGCCTGGTTCGAAGCGGCATCACGCTCCAGGTCAACCAGCAGACTCAGTTGGACCTGACGATGCAACTGGGGCAGACTTCGGAAGTGATCGAAGTAACGGAGCAGGCTCCGTTGCTGGAATCCGAATCCTCGGTCCTGGGGACGGTCGTGAACGAGCAACTGGTCAACCAGTTGCCGCTCAACGGCCGCAACTTTGTCCAGTTGGCCACGCTCAGCCCTGGCGTCAACGGCGTGGGTTACTCCGCCGGCGGCACGATCATGAGCGGGTCGCGTCCGGACGACCGGCGTCCCGGCACCGAGATCTTCTCCAACGGCAACCGCGAGGGCTCGAACAACTTCCTGTATGACGGCATCGATGACAACGAGCGCCTGACGCTCTCCATCGTGCTGCGTCCTCCCGTCGAGGGCGTGCGCGAGTTCAAAATCCAGACCAACCTCTATAGCGCGGACGTCGGCCGCAATTCCGGAGCCGTGGTGGATGTCATCACAAAGTCCGGCACCAACCAGATGCATGGCAGCGTTTTTGAGTTCCTGCGCAACTCGGCCATGGACGCCCGCAATTACTTCAGCCCCAAAGGCACGGCGTTCCCCGCCTTCCGGTTGAACCAGTTCGGCGGCTCGTTCGGCGGACCCGTCGTCCTGCCCAAGCTGTATAACGGCAAGAACAAGACGTTCTTCTTCTTCGACTACGAAGGCTATCGCCGCGACTCGCAGCAGTTGCTGCTTGGCAACATCCCTACCGCCAAAATGCGGACCGGCGATTTCAGCGAGACCGCCACCATTTACGATCCGCTCTCCACCCGGCCCAACCCCAACGGCACAGGTGTCATTCGCGATGCGTTCGCGAACAACGTAATCCCGTCCGACCGTTTCGATCCCATCGCCTTGAAGATGGTCCGCGCCTATCCCAACCCCACCTCAAGCGGGCGGTTCAACAATTACCTGGCGAACCTCGTCCAGAACCAGAAGTGGAACCAGGGCGACGTTCGCGTCGACCATCAGATCTCCTCGAAGGACAACTTCTTCGCCCGCTGGTCCATCCAGAACACCGAAACACGCGTACCCAGCAGCTTCCCCTCCACCAGCATCCCGGGCATCTCGATTCCCGTGAACCTGGGCGACGAAGGGTCGTTCGCGGGCACATCGTTTTCGCCGGATCAGCACGCCGTCGCGAGTTGGGCGCGTGTCATCACGCCAAAGCTCGTGAACGATTTCCGGCTGGGCTTCAACCGGTTCCGCCTGGACTACACGGCCGATCAGTTCGCCCCCGGCCAGGCGCTCGGCAACCAGTTGGGTGTCCCCAACGCCAACGTCACGCCTAACGAGCAGAATCTGCCCATCTTCTCGCCCAGCAATTACATCGGCATCGGGCAGACCCGCTCGCTGCCCATCTTCCGCCGCGAGAACACCTATCAGATCGTCGACAACATGAGCTTCACGAGCGGTAAGCACACGCTGAAATGGGGTCTCGATTTCCGCCGCCGCCAACTCACCATCTACCAGACCAACCAGGGCAACGGCCGCTTCAATTTCTCGCCGGCCCTGACCGACTCGCGCGCCGGCTCCGGCGGTGACAGCATGGCCAACTTCCTGCTCGGCTTCGCCACCACCGCCGCCCACGACTACACCCTCAACTGGCCAGGCGAACGCGGCAGCGAATGGGGCCTGTACCTCGCCGATGACTGGCGCATTACTCGCAAACTGACCCTCAACCTCGGACTTCGCTGGGATTACTACACGCCCTATAGCGAAGTTGCCAACCGCTGGGCCAACTTCAACATCTCCACCGCCAAAATCGACATCGCCGGCCGCAATGGCGTGGACAAGTATGCCGGAGTCCAGCCCTACCGCAAGAACTTCGGCCCGCGCTTCGGCTTTGCTTACCAGTTGATGCCACGCACCGTTCTGCGCGGAGGCTTCGGCATGTTCTACAACCCCACCGGCAGCGAGGGCGGCAGCCTCCGTCTGTTCCGCCAACTCCCCTTTGGCTCAACGGTCACCGTCTCGCCGGGCGATATCAACGTCGGACCTCGTGTTCGCGATGGGTTCGCTCCGCTGGTGCCCGTCGACTACACACTGGCCGACAGGCCGTTCGGCGCCGTCTTCGCGGTCGACGCCAAATTCCGGCCGTCTTACGCGGAACAGTACAACCTGACCCTGGAGCACGAAATCACACCGCTCGCCATGGTCGTGAAGTTAGCCGGTGTGGGCAACCTCGGCCGCCGGCTGTACAACACCTACAATGCCAACCAGCCTATCCCCGGAGCCGCGGCCCTCAACACGCGCCGGCCGCTCTACGGCATCGCGCCCAACATCAGCGACGTGAGCTACTTCTCCACGGACGGTCTGGGCTCCTACCACTCGCTTCAGTTCACCCTCGACAAGCGTTTCGCCAAGGGCATGAGCGCGCTGGTCGGCTACGCCTGGTCGCATTCCATCGACAACGTGCCGTTGGAGTTCGGCGGCGGCTCGGCCGGCCCCCAACCCCAGGATCCGCGCAACATCAAAGCCGAGCGCGGCAACTCCATCACCGACATGCGCCACCGCCTCACCGTGAGCTACCTGTATGAACTGCCCTTCGGCAAAGGCAAGACGCTGATGAATCACGGCGGCATCGCCAACGCGGTGCTCGGCGGCTGGCAGACCAATGGCATCCTCGTGATCCAGAGCGGCCTGCCGTTCTCGCCGGTCCTCCAGACCTCAACCACGAACGGCACCGGCAGCCGTCCAGACGTGGTCGGCCCCATCAGCTACCCCGGTACGCGCCTTCGCTGGTTTGACGCCGCTGCTTTCGGTACCCCGGCCGCCTATACCTATGGCAACGCGGGCCGCAACATTCTCTTTGGACCCGGCCGCTGGAACTGGGACATGTCCCTGTTCAAGAACTTCGTGATCAAAGACCAGATGCGTTTCGAGTTGCGCGCCGAGGCGTTCAACATCTTCAACCATCCCCAACTCGGCCAGCCGAATGCCAACATCGGCAACGCCCAGGTGGGCCAGATCACCAGCACCGTGGGGAACCCGCGCCAGTTGCAGATGGCGCTCCGGTTCCAGTTCTAG
- a CDS encoding phosphocholine-specific phospholipase C, whose amino-acid sequence MSTRRDFFKRAAALSGSASLTRSLLASVQRASAIEPTPGSSYLDAEHIVVLMQENRSFDHCYGRLRGVRGFNDPRAVELPDRKPVWLQTNDKGETYAPFRLNIKDTKATWLGSLPHSWRDQTDARNLGNHDKWLQSKESGRKECVGMPLTLGYYDRDDVPFYYAIADAFTVCDQHFCSSLTGTTPNRLYLWTGTVREKPELQSVPNVRNSEVDYGVPGRWTTFPERLEDAGISWKIYQNELSVPTGFSDEEEAWLANFTDNPIEFFEQFNVGASANYRKELERLSKVLPGEVEALKKQVDARTDQSTETRKLRKQLADQERLLAFVKVEQPKWTDEAVAKLTPRQRSLHDKAFATNTGDPDYRSLEYVEYQDGAESRRMPMPKGDVLHQFRKDVEGGSLPAVSWLVAPENFSDHPGAPWYGAWYVAEALNILTRNPEVWKKTIFVLTYDENDGYFDHVPPFVAPDPGNPESGKTSPGLQAELEYLPLEQDLKRRPRSEARGGSIGLGYRVPLVVASPWSRGGYVCSQVFDHTSVLQLMENVLSRRLGKPIRETNITNWRRAVCGDLSSVFHQAPEDSSRPLPFPARKQFLEGIHKAQFKPMPAGYRLLTDADIEKGRTRLAEADWMPHQEPGTRPSAALPYQLYAEASLSQDRKSVEISLRAANEFFGARSAGSPFHVYTPGSFRGGTALRTRAYAVTAGESLSDLWALEGFERGLYHLRICGPNGFYREVAGAAGDPELALHCEYQRDSEAGGTPTGNVVLELSNRSSGQALHLQVRDNAYGGAARAVELRPGGTELVVLNLERSQRWYDFSVTVDGAAGYLRRYAGHVETGRAGFSDPAMGR is encoded by the coding sequence ATGTCTACGCGCAGAGACTTCTTCAAACGCGCCGCCGCCCTCTCCGGTTCGGCCAGCCTGACCCGCTCGCTGCTTGCGTCCGTCCAACGGGCGTCGGCGATCGAGCCCACTCCCGGCAGTTCCTACCTGGACGCCGAGCACATCGTCGTCCTGATGCAGGAGAACCGCTCCTTCGACCACTGCTACGGGCGCCTGCGCGGAGTGCGCGGCTTCAACGACCCGCGCGCGGTGGAGCTGCCGGATCGCAAGCCGGTCTGGCTGCAGACGAACGACAAGGGGGAAACCTATGCCCCGTTTCGGCTGAACATCAAGGACACGAAGGCGACGTGGCTGGGCTCGCTGCCGCATTCGTGGCGTGACCAAACCGATGCCCGCAACCTCGGCAATCACGACAAGTGGCTGCAGTCGAAGGAATCAGGCCGGAAAGAGTGCGTGGGGATGCCGCTCACGCTGGGCTACTACGATCGGGACGACGTCCCGTTCTACTACGCGATCGCCGACGCCTTCACAGTGTGCGATCAGCACTTCTGCTCGTCGCTGACCGGGACGACCCCCAACCGGCTCTATCTGTGGACCGGCACGGTGCGTGAGAAACCGGAGCTGCAGTCGGTGCCCAATGTGAGGAATTCCGAGGTCGACTATGGCGTGCCGGGCCGCTGGACCACGTTCCCCGAACGGTTGGAAGATGCCGGCATCTCGTGGAAAATCTATCAGAACGAACTCAGCGTCCCCACCGGCTTCAGCGATGAGGAGGAAGCCTGGCTGGCGAACTTCACCGACAACCCAATCGAGTTCTTCGAACAGTTCAATGTCGGAGCCTCGGCCAACTACCGCAAGGAGTTGGAGCGGCTCTCGAAGGTGCTGCCTGGAGAGGTGGAGGCGCTGAAGAAGCAGGTGGATGCGCGCACCGACCAGTCCACCGAAACCCGCAAGCTGAGGAAGCAGCTTGCCGACCAGGAACGCCTGCTTGCTTTCGTGAAAGTGGAGCAGCCGAAGTGGACGGACGAGGCTGTCGCGAAACTCACCCCGCGCCAGCGTTCGCTGCACGACAAGGCCTTCGCGACAAATACCGGTGATCCCGACTACCGCAGCCTGGAATATGTCGAATACCAGGACGGCGCGGAGAGCCGCAGGATGCCGATGCCCAAGGGCGATGTGCTGCACCAGTTCCGCAAGGACGTGGAGGGGGGCTCCCTGCCGGCCGTATCGTGGCTGGTGGCGCCGGAGAACTTCTCTGATCATCCCGGCGCACCCTGGTATGGGGCCTGGTACGTCGCGGAGGCTTTGAACATCCTGACCCGCAATCCCGAGGTTTGGAAGAAGACGATCTTCGTCCTCACCTACGACGAGAACGATGGTTACTTCGACCACGTGCCTCCGTTTGTGGCCCCGGATCCGGGCAATCCGGAATCCGGCAAGACCTCTCCGGGCCTGCAAGCGGAGCTCGAGTACCTGCCGTTGGAGCAGGACCTGAAGCGCCGGCCGCGGAGCGAGGCGCGCGGCGGATCCATCGGCCTGGGCTATCGTGTTCCGCTGGTCGTCGCCTCCCCCTGGAGCCGAGGCGGCTATGTCTGCTCGCAGGTGTTCGATCACACCTCTGTCCTTCAACTGATGGAGAACGTGCTGAGCCGGCGGCTGGGGAAGCCGATCCGCGAGACGAACATCACGAACTGGCGGCGCGCCGTGTGCGGCGACCTGTCCTCAGTCTTCCACCAGGCGCCGGAGGATTCGTCGCGGCCGCTGCCGTTCCCGGCCCGCAAGCAGTTTCTCGAAGGCATCCACAAGGCTCAGTTCAAACCCATGCCGGCCGGTTACCGGCTGCTGACGGACGCCGATATCGAGAAGGGCCGGACGAGGCTGGCTGAAGCGGATTGGATGCCGCACCAGGAGCCGGGTACGCGGCCTTCCGCGGCCCTGCCATACCAGTTGTACGCAGAAGCTTCGCTCAGCCAGGACCGGAAGAGTGTGGAGATCTCGCTCCGCGCGGCGAACGAGTTTTTCGGAGCTCGCTCGGCCGGGTCGCCCTTCCACGTATACACGCCGGGTTCGTTCCGCGGCGGGACGGCTCTGAGAACCCGCGCCTATGCCGTCACCGCAGGCGAAAGCCTTTCCGACCTGTGGGCGCTCGAGGGTTTCGAACGGGGCTTGTATCACCTGCGGATCTGCGGCCCCAACGGCTTCTATCGTGAGGTGGCCGGCGCCGCCGGTGATCCCGAACTCGCCCTCCACTGCGAGTATCAGCGCGATTCCGAAGCGGGCGGCACGCCCACCGGCAACGTAGTTTTGGAACTGAGCAACCGGTCATCCGGCCAGGCATTGCATTTGCAGGTGCGCGACAACGCCTATGGCGGCGCTGCTCGCGCAGTGGAGCTACGGCCCGGAGGGACGGAACTCGTGGTGCTGAACCTGGAACGCAGCCAGCGCTGGTACGACTTTAGTGTGACGGTGGACGGCGCCGCCGGATATTTGCGGCGCTATGCCGGCCATGTGGAGACCGGCCGGGCGGGCTTCAGCGATCCGGCCATGGGCCGGTAA
- a CDS encoding hydrolase, with amino-acid sequence MSEKGLLTPDNCVFALIDHQGQMIFGVSNIDRQLLINNTVGLAKSARVFNVPMVLSTVETKSFSGPLWPQLRAVYPNVEPIERTSMNAWDDENFVEAIRQTGRKKIVLAGLWTEACVTYPAVQAIHDGYEVYVVVDACGDVSQVAHEAAMQRVIQAGAKPVTWLQVLLELQRDWALRGTYDAVMDIVKTHCGAYGAGVEYAYTMVHHAPETKFPEYEPVFSTAGH; translated from the coding sequence CTGAGTGAGAAGGGGCTGCTGACCCCGGACAATTGCGTTTTCGCCCTCATCGACCACCAGGGGCAGATGATTTTCGGCGTGTCGAACATCGACAGGCAACTGCTGATCAACAACACGGTCGGCCTGGCGAAGAGCGCTCGGGTCTTCAATGTGCCCATGGTCTTGTCCACCGTGGAAACCAAATCATTCAGCGGGCCGCTCTGGCCGCAACTGCGTGCGGTCTATCCCAACGTCGAACCCATCGAGCGCACCTCCATGAACGCCTGGGACGATGAGAACTTTGTCGAAGCCATCCGCCAGACGGGCCGGAAGAAGATCGTCCTGGCCGGGCTCTGGACCGAGGCCTGTGTCACTTACCCGGCCGTGCAGGCCATCCACGACGGCTACGAAGTATACGTGGTTGTTGATGCGTGCGGCGACGTTTCCCAGGTGGCGCACGAAGCGGCCATGCAGCGCGTCATTCAGGCCGGCGCCAAGCCCGTGACCTGGCTCCAGGTGCTGCTGGAACTCCAGCGCGACTGGGCGCTACGCGGAACCTACGATGCCGTGATGGACATCGTGAAGACCCATTGCGGAGCCTATGGCGCCGGGGTCGAATACGCCTACACCATGGTGCACCACGCGCCCGAAACGAAGTTCCCCGAGTACGAGCCTGTCTTCAGCACAGCCGGTCACTAA
- a CDS encoding amidohydrolase yields the protein MIADTIIRNARVATLGAGNQPASAVAIADGRFVAVGSDRDVEPYRAPLTQVIDAGGRTLIPGLNDSHLHLIRGGLNYNMELRWDGVPSLADALRMLKMQAQRTPAPQWVRVVGGWNEFQFAERRLPTLDEINEAAPDTPVFVLHLYDRALLNAAALRAVGYTKDTPSLPGTEIQHDHRGNPTGLLIARPNASILYATLAKGPKLPYEDQVNSTRQFMRELNRLGLTSAIDAGGGFQNYPDDYAVIEDLRRQGQLTIRIAYNLFTQKPKQELEDFARWTGMTKPGEGDNYYRMNGAGEMLVFSAADFEDFLEPRPDLAAGMETELEGVVRLLAEHRWPFRLHATYDESISRFLNVFEKVNRDIPFNGLHWFFDHAETITDRNIERVRALGGGIAIQHRMAFQGEYFSARYGSRAAERTPPIKRMLEMGLPVGAGTDATRVASYNPFVSLYWMVTGKTVGGLAIYPEANRLDRTTALRLYTEGSSWFSNEQGEKGSIEPGKLADVALLTADYFSIPEEEIRGLESVLTMVGGKVVYAAGDFRHLDAPSLPVSPDWSPVKVYGGYQSRLAAAAQSTTVRQQCAHAGHSHGWSAWPDGLFCNCWAF from the coding sequence ATGATCGCAGATACCATCATTCGCAATGCCCGGGTGGCCACTTTGGGAGCGGGCAACCAGCCCGCTTCCGCCGTGGCGATCGCCGACGGGCGCTTTGTGGCCGTAGGTTCCGACCGTGACGTGGAGCCCTACCGGGCGCCCTTGACGCAGGTGATCGACGCCGGCGGACGCACACTCATCCCCGGGCTGAACGATTCGCACCTGCATCTCATCCGAGGCGGACTCAACTACAATATGGAGCTGCGTTGGGACGGCGTGCCCTCGCTGGCCGACGCCCTGCGGATGCTGAAGATGCAGGCCCAGCGGACGCCGGCTCCCCAGTGGGTGCGCGTCGTCGGCGGCTGGAACGAGTTCCAGTTTGCCGAGCGGCGTTTGCCCACCTTGGATGAAATCAACGAGGCAGCTCCGGACACTCCGGTCTTCGTTCTCCATCTCTACGACAGGGCGCTGCTGAATGCGGCCGCGCTGCGGGCTGTCGGCTACACGAAGGACACACCGTCGCTGCCCGGCACCGAGATTCAGCACGACCATCGGGGCAACCCGACCGGCCTGCTGATCGCGCGTCCGAATGCGTCGATCCTCTATGCGACCCTTGCCAAGGGTCCCAAATTGCCCTATGAGGATCAGGTGAACTCCACCCGGCAGTTCATGCGCGAGCTCAACCGGCTCGGCCTGACCAGCGCCATTGATGCAGGCGGCGGCTTCCAGAACTACCCGGACGATTACGCCGTGATCGAGGATCTGCGGCGCCAGGGCCAACTCACCATCCGCATTGCGTACAACCTGTTCACGCAGAAGCCGAAGCAGGAGCTGGAGGATTTCGCGCGCTGGACCGGCATGACTAAGCCCGGCGAGGGTGACAACTACTACCGCATGAATGGAGCCGGCGAGATGCTGGTCTTCTCGGCCGCCGACTTCGAGGATTTCCTTGAGCCCCGGCCCGACCTGGCCGCCGGCATGGAGACGGAGCTCGAAGGCGTGGTCAGGTTGCTGGCCGAGCATCGCTGGCCCTTCCGCCTGCATGCCACCTACGACGAGTCGATCTCGCGCTTTCTGAACGTCTTCGAGAAAGTGAACCGCGACATCCCTTTCAACGGGCTGCACTGGTTCTTCGATCACGCCGAGACGATCACAGACCGGAACATTGAACGTGTCCGTGCCCTGGGCGGCGGCATCGCCATCCAGCACCGCATGGCATTTCAGGGAGAGTACTTCTCGGCTCGCTACGGCAGCCGGGCCGCGGAACGGACGCCGCCCATCAAGCGGATGCTGGAGATGGGCCTGCCGGTCGGCGCGGGGACCGATGCGACGCGCGTCGCCAGTTACAACCCGTTCGTCTCTCTCTACTGGATGGTGACCGGCAAGACCGTCGGCGGGCTGGCGATCTACCCCGAGGCGAACCGTCTGGACCGCACCACGGCTTTGCGCCTCTACACGGAGGGCAGCAGCTGGTTCTCTAATGAGCAGGGCGAGAAGGGCTCCATCGAGCCCGGCAAGCTGGCCGATGTGGCCCTGCTAACCGCCGATTACTTCTCGATCCCCGAGGAAGAGATCCGTGGACTCGAATCCGTCCTGACAATGGTGGGCGGCAAAGTGGTGTATGCGGCGGGCGACTTCCGCCACCTGGACGCACCATCGCTGCCGGTCAGTCCGGACTGGTCGCCAGTGAAGGTGTACGGCGGTTACCAGTCGCGGCTGGCGGCTGCCGCGCAGTCAACCACTGTACGCCAGCAGTGTGCCCACGCGGGGCATAGTCACGGCTGGTCAGCCTGGCCGGATGGGCTCTTCTGCAACTGCTGGGCGTTTTGA